ccgacaaattaccgacggatttatatCCATCGGTATGTatgtcggtgaatgtggcattgcaagtaattattttcgacctttctgtgaaatgccgatggatttatatccgtcggtagggatgtcggtgattgtggcatttcaagtaattattttcaaactctctgtgaaatgccgacggatttatatccgtcggtagggACATCGGTGAttatggcatttcaagtaattatttcgtgttacaaaacatatcatccatgatctataattatttcaagtaattatttcgtgattgtggcatttcaagtaataatttcaagtaataaatatttcgtgttacaagatatatcatccataatctaaattacatgaaaaaaagggttttacacaaGGCTTTattttggtagttagtcagaattttcttcttcttcgtcatcaattgaattgtcatcaccttcatcgcaatcttcaatatggatatcatcttcttcatcgacaATTGCTTGTCCGATaaagctcaaaacaaaattcaactcctctgcgtcaacatcaacaagactatcatcgaaaacacaaaaatttgaattttcttccaattcaatcgaaggcgcaactcgatatggttcaaccaactcactaacttgaaagacttcatctcgcacacttgtgtcttcgttctcatcctgaacaacctcgacacgaccccggggtttcgtttttaaaacggacaaccaatccactcttgatcgatcctttctaaatgaaggggtgtatgtgtaataaacttgttgacattgctttgtgaaaacaaagacatcgtttatgttgcggagtctagcttttgagttgatttcgaccagaccatagtgcggatcaactctgattcctctgtcagtcgtgtcataccaatagcatttgaataaaaacactctattctgctcgttatgatattctAATTCaatgacctcttctaatctaccatagtagtcaacttctaactcactactaatggatcccttaacacaaataccgctgttgtatgtttttcttccttgcccgtattcttcagtatggaaaacatatctatttttttactttatctctaagttatttttaaaattcaatatttatttttggtttgctATAACTTCAAGTTAGAAAAACTTTTTTCCTGTAAATAGATGATTACACATGCAGAGGGAGAGAATTTCAAAGTACGTTAAGAATTTCAAAGTATCTCTAATCTATCATCTGATGTTTcacagttgttttttttttttttcttaaccatatatatatcacttctctctctctttttaatgataaaatattcaTATGTATCTTTTGCTGCTGATTACTTTTACTTTAAACAGAGACTTCATTTTTTATAGAGTAAAAttctataagaaaaaacattatcaatagagtagagaaaaacaaaaacacgtTAAGGATTACTCAAAgctatcaatttatattaactGAATATTTCACTGCAGGAATTCGAGTCATACAGCCGACAAGTAGAAGAGTTGAAGGAAAATGTGAAGGACATGCTGATGGCATCCAAAAAGGATACAGTGGAACATATTGAATTCATTAATCTGTCATGTCGGCTCGGTGTGTCATATCATTTTGACGACGAGATTGAAAACAGCCTGAAAGAAATTTTTGATGACCTTCCCCATCTTCTTGAGAAGCATGACTTCGATCTCTACACTTTGTCACTTCTATTTCGAGTATTGAGACAGCATGGATTCAAAATGCCTTGTGGTGAGCGCATACTTCCAGTACTTTATAGCCTTTCAAACCTTAATTACCATCTCCAAAATTAGTTCTTTGACACTATGAGAGCATTCATTAATTCCAGAGGAAAAATTAAATCTTGACTTctgaaaaattaattcttgGACAGCACTTTAAACTCTGCTAAATCTTTCTTTCATTGACAAGAAGTAATCTATGGTcaaattaagtttattaaaaaaatgactagAACACTAAAATTATTCTTTCATGAATCAGTTGTGTTCGACAAGTTCAAGGACACCAATGGAGAGTTTAAGAAAACAATCATCAACGATGTTAAAGGCATCCTGAGCTTGTATGAAGCTTCGTTTTTAAGTGTGCATGGTGAACAGATACTGGATGATGCCCTAGTTTTCACAAAGGCAAACCTGGAGTCTTTGGCTATGCAATCAAGCCCACGTCTAGCAGACCATATTAGGAATGTTGTTGTATGTGTCAGTATACATGTTAGGATCTTCATTTCTTCATCTACGTATCATTAACAAGTAAATATCATGTATTTATAGTACTTTTAGTTTGTGTATAATAATTGTTGTTGTATGTATTAGTATGCATGCTAAGATCTTGTTTGATTCAATTGCAACTTTGagtattatattatatacatgATATGCATActaagattttgttttaaatttgttgcAAGTTTAATTACTTTTACTTTGATTTACAAAATTATACACAATTGAAACTAAACAATTGCAATCTTTTAAATATCCTACaatcttaaaacaaaaacttgtTTGTGTGTGttctttttgtgtttgtatttcAAATCTATTTgtattatctaatttttttatttatatttgtgataatattgtttataaaaaactaaattacaaACTTGACATTGTTATAATTTTACATgctaaattattagaaaattattttaattaatttcattgttaaaatcttaatttgtctcagcatatttttatgtttagcaTGTTTAAAGCCAAATTTTAATCATAgatgtttggttattattttagaaaaaaaatatcataacctCAAAACAAGATATGATTAAtgcaataatattgttttgacaAGTACTACTTATAGAGAGTATTCCACTATCACCTTTTATGCTGGATGGTGGCAAACCTAAAAGGTTTATTGGATTGAACTTTAAGATATGacaatagaaaatattattctatttaattatcttgAACTTTACGATGCTATGTCTTAAGAAGTGTCAAATATGTTGGATAATGAATTTGATCCCATTTGTCATTGTCGCACCTCGTCGTGGATAGGGGCCAAAATAACTATCATAAAAACTCAAAGTCACCGCCTAGTAATTAAAGGAAACTAGGGATCCTAAGAATGCACTGGTTCCATAGATTCAAGTAAGGGATTAGTTATATGTTTAAGGGAAGAACAATGTCACCTTTAAAACATCCTTTCTTGTGAAAAGTTCCCTTTACCATTTGTTTTCTCCTAAATTTGTCTTTTTGATTGCAATCAattatcttcattattttttagcctttttatttttatttattttatctctaattatttttctgaaaaatttaacGTGGATTCCTAGACACTTCAGAAAATAACatcaatctttaaaaatagGAGACTTGTCAAagatattgatattaaattcttaaaaGGAACTTTTGTTGAAATAGTACAACATAGGCATAACCTGTATGAGCTTGATAAGCTTGTTATCAATCCCAATGCTaaacaatacttttttttaacaaagctaaatcatgaaaaatgattatatatatatatatatatatatatatatatatatatatatatatattatggtaaacatggtattttaaaaaatgataaattatgcaaaagagagatatttttttaaaaaaaaattggccatgatgcaattaaaacatttattattattgttgtcttCTTGATTTTAAGCATTTAAAAACATGTAGGAAGATGCAAACacacatatattttcttttactaaTTAATGCACACACacccaaatataaatatttacaataaattgCAACAAACACTTCAACAATCATCTGAAACTCGAAATGGACCTTCAAAATGTTGAGTGAtgttacctatttttgggttcccacacaaagaagatagaaaatacaaaaaaaaaagaagtgttgtttttcatacaccaaaaaaaattgttttagtatgcattttggctttaataaccagtttattaaagtcaagagaacattgaccaatatttcaaaaaattcaaaaaatatttttgtttggttttagcaccagggattacgaatttatacgtaaaacgtattttcaatattaaaaagttttttttattttaaaccttagattttatcagacaataaaacaatgcggcttaccttaggtagggcgtatttggggtgctaataccttccctttacgcaaccagtctctgTACCTCATCtgtgagaccagttagggttcctagtgaccaaaatactaggtgacgacttcCATTCCATATTTTACTaataagagacaagaattccttgtctctctatatttgccagatagacTTACATATATCTTTGAGGGTGGGAGATCGCCGCGACACTTCACACGTGCGCcagaatgacgactccactagggatatcttgtggactaagcattgtttttgtttgataattgtgttttgtttgataattgTGTTTTGTCTGATAATTGTGTTGTCTTATTTGTGCATTTTC
This genomic interval from Populus nigra chromosome 11, ddPopNigr1.1, whole genome shotgun sequence contains the following:
- the LOC133668091 gene encoding probable terpene synthase 8, with product MITHAEGENFKEFESYSRQVEELKENVKDMLMASKKDTVEHIEFINLSCRLGVSYHFDDEIENSLKEIFDDLPHLLEKHDFDLYTLSLLFRVLRQHGFKMPCGERILPILDDALVFTKANLESLAMQSSPRLADHIRNVVVCVIKARMKKNDEEGKLGDERYRLVAFAIFGLVLFPSKIGVISLEAASVFIEYEHDQINTSLAILAKTIFSLNHCRMNGKGAMRCSVPMLYLWIISHIETPRDIFNNFWWFDL